A genomic region of Venturia canescens isolate UGA chromosome 9, ASM1945775v1, whole genome shotgun sequence contains the following coding sequences:
- the LOC122415537 gene encoding uncharacterized protein isoform X1, producing the protein MRMNKKNKTSTARETVYDRCAYVGCYNGKFINGRKLFHFPAETDRRLEMWIERSGNFRLRTWAATSLRKAGLCGDHFDERSFTNATRKALRRNVVPRHYTEDFKYRQASRENQENDRNNALDPLSGDGIGEMMNFEKTALLSGEFEELQEVTYDENEFGKVMKQSNQDDTTLVGINVESETKSRSSSPLVEFIVEELDETLLPPKSPSSIDSSIDKAVDDADYHDVKRKNEIAEEMSEPAMRFETSDVEENSRFTETPLDVIGSNGVSRRRNPLVKGVSDSEDLGHSTDISLPQKRTCCPYNDLCSNLAHGKTLRALRNENKQLRRKIRLLKQNLGSSEARESNIMEARSVMRNIDEFLDVQGCTNPATRAIVKLSLHKPNTSYTNEEKDFSIQFYKSSPEAFFNLRKIGCNVPGQSTMERWLAEENHEKIVNFVTTNKVDEDPEVVASLDSDKVNYVSNLNGISQDPLTLIHMETEIHYMPESIDDVEVLSSPVVPDHVLHNFEVQPDSDRSDKEFVEPPDICQETLS; encoded by the exons ATGAGG atgaataaaaaaaataaaacttcaaCAGCGAGGGAAACTGTTTACGATCGATGCGCTTATGTAGGGTGCTACAatggaaaatttatcaatggTCGCAAACTATTCCACTTTCCAGCAGAGACTGATAGACGTCTTGAAATGTGGATTGAAAGAAGCG GGAATTTTCGTCTGCGAACATGGGCAGCAACATCATTACGCAAAGCAGGGCTTTGCGGTGATCACTTTGATGAGAGATCATTCACGAATGCCACGCGGAAAGCGTTGCGTCGTAACGTAGTACCGAGGCATTATACAGAAGACTTTAAGTACAGACAAGCGAGTCGAGAGAATCAAGAGAATGATCGTAATAACGCACTCGATCCATTAAGCGGCGATGGTATCGGAGAAATGATGAATTTCGAGAAAACGGCTTTACTCTCAGGCGAATTCGAGGAGCTGCAAGAAGTAACTtatgatgaaaatgaattcggaaaagtcatgaaacaaTCTAATCAGGATGACACAACGTTGGTGGGGATTAACGTAGAGTCAGAAACGAAAAGTCGATCATCTTCCCCACTCGTAGAGTTTATCGTCGAGGAACTCGACGAAACTTTGCTTCCCCCAAAATCACCGTCCTCAATCGACAGTTCGATAGATAAAGCGGTTGATGATGCAGATTATCATGatgtaaaacgaaaaaatgaaatagctGAGGAAATGTCGGAACCAGCGATGCGTTTCGAGACGTCGGACGTTGAGGAGAATTCGAGATTCACCGAAACGCCTTTAGACGTAATTGGATCGAATGGAGTGTCGAGACGGAGAAATCCATTGGTGAAAGGGGTCAGTGATTCTGAAGATCTAGGGCATTCCACGGATATTTCATTACCACAAAAACGAACGTGCTGCCCTTATAATGACCTCTGTTCGAACCTTGCACACGGAAAAACATTGCGGGCTCTTAGAAACGAGAACAAACAATTGCGCAGAAAAATACGACTCTTGAAGCAGAACCTTGGGAGCTCAGAAGCGCGCGAGTCAAATATCATGGAAGCTCGTAGTGTGATGagaaatattgatgaatttctCGACGTTCAAGGATGCACAAACCCTGCGACTCGTGCAATCGTCAAATTGTCTCTACACAAACCGAATACTTCGTATACCAATGAGGAAAAGGACTtctcgatacaattttacaaaagTTCCCCTGAAGCTTTCTTTAACCTAAGAAAAATCGGTTGCAATGTTCCAGGGCAAAGTACAATGGAACGTTGGCTAGCCGAAgagaatcatgaaaaaatagtgaatttTGTCACGACGAATAAGGTGGATGAGGACCCAGAGGTCGTGGCTTCTCTTGACAGCGACAAGGTCAATTATGTTAGCAACCTCAACGGAATATCGCAAGATCCTTTGACGTTGATCCACATGGAAACTGAAATCCATTACATGCCTGAATCTATCGACGATGTTGAAGTTCTCAGTAGCCCCGTAGTCCCAGACCATGTTCTCCATAATTTTGAAGTTCAACCTGATAGTGATCGAAGTGACAAAGAATTTGTCGAACCTCCGGACATCTGTCAAGAAACTCTATCGTAG
- the flz gene encoding serine protease filzig, whose amino-acid sequence MTSGKIVCVLAIACLAAVSPFSVSHTPQSKGRKLFGGYRIVPKVCQPTNPSRIKSNDPPICMFNYECSRRNGEVVGACMDGFLFGACCQLPPKSLQGSSGQADKLPGSDDDVSFHEIDHVPDVPILLNADGTPVGISLSDVTGSTSFTVYGSSDKFSNSPGAYTKITTLNPPAALTSNSARPDNENVDLSKLETDFPALLGQQETLDGLRLPGLITHTYNDIQDHQDHGQINPVTTLLSPDQIVQIADPVDQLPALFAQGLGQNNHTEVDTVLLNANGTRLDENNISGDLFKPQRPENQTSADGASFPGAPLINIHQTSPSPISTVRYSQNNGNAQTTATLQQYANVNRITGTTSALKYTGQHSSVSNTPIKSSSPHWANGDNNAASSLDKSGATTPMSTTRYGGDEDDDLVRVPTITYDVQSGNKKHDELDREEIAINHIISILNATTPSGPTRVSQQVGSGGSSVQTWVSFAPSSKPTPPRHTATKTSSTTEMFPYTFYNPGRPSTYYHYETQSTQPPSSSSSSHSTPSTTSPASPRPHTSQKPEVTSTYGSSSSYSYTTRSTINPPAPTVIVLGPLGTEYTTITTQKPATRKPTSGSIRPSLVTKLPSVGTTITHNISTVISTSSAATSNNHVVSTSYISVNLKDNTSPKPIQPVLINQAVESETEAIETPTATKRPSTIWTTLSSWSSKPSFHLKPSQPDLVFPTSTRKPIESVFFKETTTPASTTASIKKTTLVTQPSTSSDEETAPPDDLINFPPVRNPNLTQQEKPTLVESFNNTGFPDIDYLNGNDIPTPSFIEDDVLTNKVDVFVHKIVESLGENFQDLKDVVYGKKNVTAPPPQTNTATKKPPTKKPLKPPSGKPSATTAKPATKKPTRPNAATQKPADKPLSKPTKIATTKPRPTNVASVTTKKPASTVTKRPKPQKKPTSPPTTTSTTTAPQAVVADTETPVEEFTDLSAEVQTTTPDYRKECGVRPLYKSGRIVGGKGATFGEWPWQVLVREATWLGLFTKNKCGGVLLTNNYVITAAHCQPGFLATLVAVFGEFDISGELESKRSITRNVRRVIVNRGYNPATFENDLALLELEKPVQFDAHIVPICMPEDGADFTGRLATVTGWGRVKYNGGTPSVLQEVQVPIIKNSVCQDMFRTAGHSKLILDSFLCAGYASGQKDSCEGDSGGPLMMEGPDGRWILVGTVSHGIKCAAPYLPGVYMKTTFFKPWLHSVTGV is encoded by the exons atGACTTCCGGAAAGATCGTCTGCGTGCTTGCTATCGCGTGCCTCGCAGCGGTATCACCATTTTCCGTCTCGCACACGCCCCAAAGCAAAG GAAGAAAACTGTTCGGCGGGTATAGAATCGTGCCGAAGGTGTGTCAGCCGACGAATCCATCGAGAATAAAGTCGAACGATCCGCCCATATGCATGTTCAATTACGAGTGTAGTAGGAGAAACGGCGAGGTCGTTGGTGCATGTATGGACGGTTTTTTGTTCGGCGCGTGTTGTCAATTGCCACCGAAGAGTCTTCAGGGTTCGTCAGGCCAGGCGGACAAATTACCGGGTTCCGATGACGACGTTagttttcatgaaattgaTCACGTTCCTGATGTGCCAATTTTATTGAACGCCGACGGTACGCCAGTGGGAATAAGCTTGTCCGACGTCACGGGATCGACGAGCTTCACCGTGTACGGCTCCTCCGATAAATTCTCCAACTCACCTGGGGCTTATACGAAGATAACGACATTGAATCCTCCCGCAGCGTTGACCTCGAATTCCGCGAGGCCTGACAACGAGAACGTCGATTTGAGCAAGCTCGAGACTGACTTCCCGGCGCTCTTAGGTCAGCAGGAGACCCTCGACGGTCTGAGGTTGCCGGGTCTCATCACTCACACGTACAACGACATCCAAGATCACCAAGACCACGGTCAAATCAACCCGGTGACGACGCTCCTCAGCCCCGACCAGATCGTACAAATCGCTGACCCGGTCGACCAACTTCCGGCCCTGTTTGCTCAGGGTTTGGGTCAAAACAATCACACTGAGGTGGACACCGTGTTGCTGAACGCGAATGGCACTCGGTTGGACGAGAACAACATTTCCGGGGATTTATTCAAGCCCCAACGCCCCGAGAACCAGACGAGCGCGGACGGAGCCTCGTTCCCGGGCGCCCCTTTGATCAATATCCATCAGACGAGTCCATCGCCAATTTCCACAGTGAGATACTCCCAGAACAATGGAAACGCTCAAACAACAGCGACGCTCCAACAGTACGCCAATGTCAATAGAATAACCGGAACGACTTCGGCCCTTAAATACACCGGTCAACATTCCTCCGTGTCGAATACACCGATCAAGAGTTCCAGCCCCCATTGGGCCAACGGCGACAACAATGCAGCGTCGAGCCTCGACAAGAGCGGAGCGACGACGCCAATGTCAACGACGCGTTACGGCggcgacgaagacgacgacctCGTCAGAGTTCCAACGATCACATACGACGTACAATCCGGCAACAAGAAACACGACGAGCTCGATCGCGAGGAAATTGCTATCAATCACATTATCTCGATATTGAACGCAACGACGCCGAGCGGACCGACGAGAGTGAGCCAACAAGTAGGCAGCGGTGGATCTTCCGTACAGACCTGGGTGAGCTTCGCTCCGTCTTCCAAACCGACCCCTCCCAGGCACACGGCAACGAAGACGTCTTCTACGACGGAAATGTTTCCTTACACCTTTTACAACCCCGGGAGACCCTCGACTTACTATCACTACGAAACCCAGTCCACCCAGCCGCCGAGTAGCAGCAGCTCGTCCCACTCAACTCCGTCGACCACCAGCCCGGCATCCCCGAGACCTCACACCTCCCAAAAACCCGAGGTAACCTCCACCTACGGAAGCTCCAGTAGCTACAGTTACACGACCCGTTCAACGATCAATCCACCAGCGCCGACTGTCATAGTTCTCGGTCCCTTGGGGACCGAATACACGACGATAACGACGCAGAAACCGGCGACGAGGAAGCCCACGAGTGGCTCAATCAGACCGAGCCTCGTGACGAAATTGCCGAGCGTCGGGACGACGATAACCCACAACATCAGCACCGTAATATCGACCAGCAGCGCAGCGACGAGCAACAATCACGTCGTATCGACCAGTTACATAAGCGTCAATCTCAAAGACAACACGAGCCCGAAGCCGATTCAACCAGTGTTGATAAATCAAGCGGTCGAGTCGGAAACGGAAGCGATCGAGACGCCGACGGCGACCAAAAGGCCTTCCACCATCTGGACGACGCTCTCTTCGTGGTCGAGCAAACCGAGCTTCCACCTCAAGCCGTCTCAACCCGACCTCGTCTTCCCTACCAGCACTCGGAAGCCCATCGAATCAGTTTTCTTCAAAGAGACAACCACGCCCGCCAGCACGACAGCTTCGATCAAGAAAACGACGCTCGTCACTCAGCCGTCAACGAGCTCCGACGAGGAGACCGCGCCGCCCGACGACCTCATCAATTTCCCCCCGGTCAGGAATCCCAACTTGACACAGCAGGAGAAACCAACGTTGGTCGAGAGCTTCAACAACACCGGGTTCCCCGACATCGACTATCTCAACGGCAACGACATCCCGACTCCGAGCTTCATCGAGGACGACGTCCTCACCAACAAGGTCGACGTCTTCGTTCACAAAATCGTCGAATCTCTCGGCGAAAACTTTCAAGATCTCAAAGACGTTGTTTACGGGAAGAAAAACGTCACGGCGCCTCCCCCCCAAACGAACACAGCGACGAAAAAACCGCCGACCAAAAAACCCTTGAAGCCACCGAGCGGCAAACCTTCCGCTACGACCGCCAAACCAGCCACCAAAAAACCCACGAGACCGAATGCGGCCACCCAAAAACCTGCTGATAAACCGCTCTCCAAGCCCACCAAAATCGCCACCACCAAACCGAGACCCACCAACGTCGCCAGCGTCACTACCAAAAAACCAGCCTCCACTGTCACCAAAAGACCCAAACCTCAGAAAAAACCTACCAGCCCTCCGACCACGACGAGCACGACTACCGCGCCTCAAGCCGTCGTTGCTGACACCGAAACTCCTGTCGAAGAGTTCACCGATCTCTCGGCCGAAGTACAAACCACCACGCCCGATTATCGCAAAG AATGTGGTGTACGACCTTTATACAAAAGTGGAAGAATCGTTGGTGGCAAAGGTGCGACCTTTGGCGAATGGCCATGGCAGGTGCTCGTAAGAGAAGCTACGTGGCTTGGACTCTTCACTAAGAACAAATGCGGCGGTGTCCTCCTGACGAATAATTACGTGATAACGGCGGCTCATTGTCAACCAGG TTTCCTGGCGACCCTCGTCGCGGTTTTCGGAGAATTTGACATCTCTGGGGAGCTCGAATCTAAACGTAGTATTACGAGAAACGTACGAAGAGTTATCGTCAATCGGGGCTATAATCCTGCCACTTTTGAAAACGATCTTGCTCTCTTGGAACTCGAGAAACCTGTGCAGTTCGATGCACATATCGTACCGATTTGCATGCCCGAGGATGGAGCTGATTTCACCGGGAGATTGGCCACCGTTACTGGATGGGGACGCGTCAAATACA atggtGGCACACCCTCCGTTCTCCAGGAAGTTCAGGTTCCCATCATAAAGAATTCTGTGTGCCAGGACATGTTCCGTACCGCAGGACATTCGAAACTCATTTTGGATAGTTTCCTTTGCGCTGGTTATGCCAGCGGTCAGAAAGATTCGTGCGag GGCGACAGTGGCGGTCCACTGATGATGGAGGGTCCGGACGGCAGATGGATTCTGGTCGGTACGGTGTCTCATGGCATAAAATGCGCGGCGCCTTATCTACCAGGAGTTTACATGAAAACCACGTTCTTCAAGCCTTGGTTGCACAGCGTGACCGGAGTCTAG
- the LOC122416009 gene encoding insulin-like growth factor-binding protein complex acid labile subunit, whose protein sequence is MENTRCALFFAILGLTSALSSITFPFCENLKEHEMNLNFSNIGITRLKQSFVSNDFIKCLSLNSNGLSTIESDAFEGLPNLEALDLSDNSLDLKKFLQSGEFTNFTTLILDSAFKKPEEFGDPYEDYRDSTGYGDFYKLYRDLAGPTQWDLATGFFPKLQKLSFSNYGTLDVQDWLENFEMVTNLTHLRLNANLLINSERFPTKLLQNLTHFWLDDNSMKTFVGQDSPKVRYLSMNKNEIKNICSFSCNNISYNDQLSLHSMTELEYLSLVDNKIKSVDFDAFSNSVNLRTLNLAKNCIEAFPRETFKNAISLESLRLDYNRLELVPDLCGLINLRELWIIGNRIKTVDETSFCHLPKLSVISLQNNQLTIVAPQSFGNLPKLQTLDMSVNSLAQLSPGWSGPGSQILNLNLTQNKFQNISDMPLEQLDHLQILTIERNPIKTLTIRSLSNLPPNTTIAFDCSCENNDLETSTHPIQYPSGTIHYNPNLGIFYD, encoded by the coding sequence ATGGAAAATACACGGTGCGCGTTATTTTTCGCGATTCTCGGTTTGACTTCGGCTCTCAGTTCAATAACGTTTCCATTTTGCGAAAATCTCAAAGAGCATGAAATGAacctgaatttttcaaatatcgggATAACGCGATTGAAACAATCTTTTGTTTCAAACGATTTCATCAAGTGCCTCAGTCTCAATTCGAATGGATTATCGACGATTGAGAGTGACGCGTTCGAAGGACTTCCGAACCTGGAGGCTCTTGACTTATCCGATAACTCATtagacttgaaaaaatttctgcaAAGTGGCGAGTTTACGAACTTCACGACTCTCATATTGGACAGCGCTTTTAAGAAGCCCGAAGAATTCGGCGATCCTTATGAAGATTACCGAGACTCAACCGGATACGGcgatttttataaactttACCGAGACTTAGCCGGACCCACGCAATGGGACTTAGCGACCGGCTTTTTTCCGAAGTTGCAGAAACTCTCGTTCAGCAATTATGGTACGCTGGATGTACAAGATTGGTTAGAAAATTTCGAGATGGTGACGAATCTGACACATCTTCGATTGAACGCAAACTTATTGATAAATTCCGAGCGTTTCCCGACGAAGCTTCTACAAAATTTAACTCACTTTTGGCTTGATGATAACtcgatgaaaacttttgtgggTCAGGACAGTCCCAAAGTTCGTTATCTCTCTATGAAtaagaatgaaattaaaaatatatgctCCTTTTCCTGCAACAATATCTCGTACAACGATCAACTGTCACTGCATTCAATGACGGAACTTGAGTACCTTTCATTGGTAGACAACAAGATTAAATCCGTGGACTTCGATGCATTTTCCAACTCAGTGAATTTGAGGACGCTCAATCTTGccaaaaattgtattgaaGCATTTCCACGAGAAACTTTCAAGAATGCGATATCTTTGGAAAGTCTTCGCCTCGACTATAATCGGCTCGAACTCGTACCCGATCTATGTGGCCTCATAAATCTTCGCGAATTGTGGATTATTGGGAACCGCATCAAGACCGTCGATGAAACATCGTTTTGTCATCTACCAAAGCTCAGTGTTATCAGCCTCCAGAATAATCAACTGACCATCGTGGCGCCCCAGAGTTTTGGAAATTTACCGAAGTTACAGACACTCGATATGTCGGTAAATTCTCTCGCTCAACTGTCACCCGGTTGGTCCGGTCCAGGTAGTCAAATTCTGAATCTCAATCTGACACAAAATAAATTCCAAAACATCTCGGATATGCCGCTTGAACAACTTGATCACTTGCAAATTTTGACTATTGAACGAAATCCTATTAAAACTCTCACTATCAGATCGTTGAGTAATCTGCCTCCGAACACAACCATCGCCTTCGATTGTAGTTGCGAAAATAATGATCTTGAAACTTCAACACATCCAATACAATATCCATCCGGTACAATTCATTACAATCCTAATCTCggaattttttatgattaa
- the LOC122415537 gene encoding uncharacterized protein isoform X2 has protein sequence MNKKNKTSTARETVYDRCAYVGCYNGKFINGRKLFHFPAETDRRLEMWIERSGNFRLRTWAATSLRKAGLCGDHFDERSFTNATRKALRRNVVPRHYTEDFKYRQASRENQENDRNNALDPLSGDGIGEMMNFEKTALLSGEFEELQEVTYDENEFGKVMKQSNQDDTTLVGINVESETKSRSSSPLVEFIVEELDETLLPPKSPSSIDSSIDKAVDDADYHDVKRKNEIAEEMSEPAMRFETSDVEENSRFTETPLDVIGSNGVSRRRNPLVKGVSDSEDLGHSTDISLPQKRTCCPYNDLCSNLAHGKTLRALRNENKQLRRKIRLLKQNLGSSEARESNIMEARSVMRNIDEFLDVQGCTNPATRAIVKLSLHKPNTSYTNEEKDFSIQFYKSSPEAFFNLRKIGCNVPGQSTMERWLAEENHEKIVNFVTTNKVDEDPEVVASLDSDKVNYVSNLNGISQDPLTLIHMETEIHYMPESIDDVEVLSSPVVPDHVLHNFEVQPDSDRSDKEFVEPPDICQETLS, from the exons atgaataaaaaaaataaaacttcaaCAGCGAGGGAAACTGTTTACGATCGATGCGCTTATGTAGGGTGCTACAatggaaaatttatcaatggTCGCAAACTATTCCACTTTCCAGCAGAGACTGATAGACGTCTTGAAATGTGGATTGAAAGAAGCG GGAATTTTCGTCTGCGAACATGGGCAGCAACATCATTACGCAAAGCAGGGCTTTGCGGTGATCACTTTGATGAGAGATCATTCACGAATGCCACGCGGAAAGCGTTGCGTCGTAACGTAGTACCGAGGCATTATACAGAAGACTTTAAGTACAGACAAGCGAGTCGAGAGAATCAAGAGAATGATCGTAATAACGCACTCGATCCATTAAGCGGCGATGGTATCGGAGAAATGATGAATTTCGAGAAAACGGCTTTACTCTCAGGCGAATTCGAGGAGCTGCAAGAAGTAACTtatgatgaaaatgaattcggaaaagtcatgaaacaaTCTAATCAGGATGACACAACGTTGGTGGGGATTAACGTAGAGTCAGAAACGAAAAGTCGATCATCTTCCCCACTCGTAGAGTTTATCGTCGAGGAACTCGACGAAACTTTGCTTCCCCCAAAATCACCGTCCTCAATCGACAGTTCGATAGATAAAGCGGTTGATGATGCAGATTATCATGatgtaaaacgaaaaaatgaaatagctGAGGAAATGTCGGAACCAGCGATGCGTTTCGAGACGTCGGACGTTGAGGAGAATTCGAGATTCACCGAAACGCCTTTAGACGTAATTGGATCGAATGGAGTGTCGAGACGGAGAAATCCATTGGTGAAAGGGGTCAGTGATTCTGAAGATCTAGGGCATTCCACGGATATTTCATTACCACAAAAACGAACGTGCTGCCCTTATAATGACCTCTGTTCGAACCTTGCACACGGAAAAACATTGCGGGCTCTTAGAAACGAGAACAAACAATTGCGCAGAAAAATACGACTCTTGAAGCAGAACCTTGGGAGCTCAGAAGCGCGCGAGTCAAATATCATGGAAGCTCGTAGTGTGATGagaaatattgatgaatttctCGACGTTCAAGGATGCACAAACCCTGCGACTCGTGCAATCGTCAAATTGTCTCTACACAAACCGAATACTTCGTATACCAATGAGGAAAAGGACTtctcgatacaattttacaaaagTTCCCCTGAAGCTTTCTTTAACCTAAGAAAAATCGGTTGCAATGTTCCAGGGCAAAGTACAATGGAACGTTGGCTAGCCGAAgagaatcatgaaaaaatagtgaatttTGTCACGACGAATAAGGTGGATGAGGACCCAGAGGTCGTGGCTTCTCTTGACAGCGACAAGGTCAATTATGTTAGCAACCTCAACGGAATATCGCAAGATCCTTTGACGTTGATCCACATGGAAACTGAAATCCATTACATGCCTGAATCTATCGACGATGTTGAAGTTCTCAGTAGCCCCGTAGTCCCAGACCATGTTCTCCATAATTTTGAAGTTCAACCTGATAGTGATCGAAGTGACAAAGAATTTGTCGAACCTCCGGACATCTGTCAAGAAACTCTATCGTAG
- the spab gene encoding prohormone-3 codes for MKLHASAFIGLAIVASMQHSFVDAWGGLFNRFTPEMLSNLGYGGHGGSYVNRQSYLQRPLTGNYANSYGDSAEAALSDDPCYLKKCTANEHCCPGSVCVDVDGEIGSCLFAFGLKQGELCRRDNDCETGLMCSDVAGGETRSCQPPVTSNKQYSEECNMSGECDISRGLCCQLQRRHRQSTRKVCSYFKDPLVCIGPVATDQIKSVVQYTSGEKRITGQGNRILFKRGLFV; via the exons ATGAAGCTTCACGCGAGTGCATTTATCGGCCTGGCGATCGTGGCGAGCATGCAGCACAGTTTCGTCGATGCCTGGGGTGGGCTCTTCAATCGTTTCACTCCGGAAATGCTCTCGAATCTTGGATATGGAGGTCACGGAGGCAGTTACGTCAACCGGCAGTCGTATCTTCAG CGACCATTGACGGGTAATTACGCAAATTCATACGGCGACTCGGCCGAAGCTGCACTGTCGGACGACCCTTGCTACTTGAAGAAATGTACGGCCAATGAACACTGCTGTCCGGGTTCGGTGTGTGTCGACGTCGACGGAG AAATTGGCTCCTGTTTATTCGCATTCGGACTGAAGCAGGGGGAACTTTGCAGACGGGATAATGACTGCGAGACTGGACTCATGTGCTCCGATGTCGCAGGCGGTGAAACGAGGTCCTGCCAACCACCGGTCACGTCGAACAAACAATACA GCGAGGAGTGCAACATGTCAGGGGAGTGTGACATAAGCCGTGGTTTGTGCTGTCAGTTGCAGCGGCGCCATAGGCAGTCGACGCGAAAGGTTTGTTCGTACTTCAAAGACCCGTTAGTGTGCATCGGTCCGGTCGCGACGGATCAGATAAAGTCCGTAGTGCAGTACACTTCCGGTGAGAAGCGGATCACCGGTCAGGGCAATCGTATATTATTTAAGCGAGGCCTCTTCGTCTAG